The Kribbella sp. HUAS MG21 genome includes the window TCGAGCTCGGGGATCTCGTCGACGCCGGCCGACGACGATGAGTTCGTCGCGATGATGCGTGCGCAGGCCGAGGAGATCGTGCCGCGGCTGCGGCACCACCCGTCGCTCGCGATCTGGGGCGGGGGCAACGAACTGCAGGCCGGCGAGGGCGAGCCGCTCAACGACGCGCCGGTGTTGCGGGCTTTGGAGGATGTCGTACGGCGACTCGATCCCGACCGGCTGTGGTTGCCGACGTCGCCTACGGGTCCTGCCTTTCTGAACCGGCTCGAGCTGATCCGGCAGGCACCGGATGACCAGCACGACGTACATGGTCCTTGGGAGCACCAAGGACTGCGCGATCACTATGGGTTGTACGACGCGGGGACCGCGCAGCTGCTGAGCGAATTCGGCGTCGAGGGGATGACGATGCCACGGACTCTCGCCCAGGTGGTGCCGGAACCGGAGCGACGGTTGCCGACGCGCGGGCGACCGGTCTGGGACCATCTGGGGCGCTGGTGGAACAACGAGGCGCTGGTCCAGTCGGCGTTCGGTGGCCGGATCCGGGACTTGGGGACGCTCGGGTTGGCGAGTCAGTTCCTGCAGCGTGACGGGCTCCAGTACGCGGTGGAGGCGCATCGGCGACGGTGGCCGGGGTGTGTAGGGACGCTGCCGTGGCAGTTCAACGAGCCGTATCCGAACGCGTGGTGTACGTCGGCCGTCACGCACGCCGGGGAACCGAAACCGGTGTACTTCGGGGTGGCTGCCGCTTATCGCCCGGTGCTGGTGGGTGCGGTGTGTGCGCGGCAGTCGTGGGCTGGTTTCGACGAGCTTCGACTGCCGCTGTGGTTCCACTCCGACAATCCACTCCCGCCGGCGACCGTCACTGCCCGCCTTCTGAGCTTTGGCGGCGCGGAGCTGGCCGCGGTGACGTTCAAGGACGTCTCGGACCCGGTGGCCTTTACCGGCGAGCTGCGTGCTGCGACGCCTTCTGGCCCGTTCGTCGTGGATCTGGAGCTGACGGCTGGTGAGGTGCGGGCCGAGCGCCGCTACATCCTCACCGGTGCTGACGATCTGGGAGAGCTGCTCGACCATCGGATCGAGGTGGAGGCTTCGCTGAGCGGTGACACGTTGCGGGTGCAACACCTGTCGGGTCCGGTGGCACCGTTCGTCCGCATCCGCGACGCGCGCCCGCTGCAAGGTGACACCGCCGGATGGTTGCAGGTATCGGACAGCGGCTTCGTCCTACTCCCCGGCGAGGAACGCACCGTCGCCATCAACTGGCAGGGCACCGCCGCTGAGCACCTGATCACCGTCGACGGCCTCGGCCTACATCCCGCCGAAAGGCACCCCCGATGCACCTGAACGCAACCCTCGAAGCCCCCAACGGCACACCAATCCCACCGTCCCCCAACTGGCACATAACCCTCGACATCACACCCATCAGCGTCCAGGAGCGGGCCGTACACCTCCAAGTCCACTACACCGGCACCACCCCCACGGAAGCCCGCATCCGCCTCCAGCTCGCCGTACCGTCCGCACGAGCGCCGTACTGGCTGATTCCTGGGTTGTTCTACGGTGCGAATCGGGATCCGGCGTGTGGGCGGATCTATCCGCGGTATGCGGCGGGTGAGTTCGACGCGGAGCAGTTGGTTGCTGAACGGTGGGCGTTCCGGGCGGATCGGGCCGCGACGCCGGCGGTCTTCGCGTGGGGTTCGGAGGGCGGCGTGGGGTTGTCCGTCGGCGCCAACACTTCGCTCGGTCTCACCGGGCTCGGCTTCGGCGCCGGGCCGGATCACCCGGCGGCCATCTGGATCTCGTTGCCGTACCGCGAGGAGCCTTTCAGCTACATCGGCGAACCGCATGGCGTCGACGCACTAGCCGACTGCCATCGCTGGGAGCCGGGCGAGCGCCACGAGATCCACGCCAGCCTGTGGACCCTGCCGCCGGACCGCCACAGTTATGCACCAGTGCTCCAAGTGCTACGAGACCGCGAGCGCGCCGCCCACCCGCCGGTCGAACCCTGGGTCGACGTCGCCGAGGCCGCCAAACTGACGGCGTACGGCCTCTGGCGATGGCACTACCGCGAGAACCCCGCCGTACTCATCGAAACCGCCCTCTTCGACCGCGAACTCGCCGGCGACCTCGGCGACCGCGGCGACCGGCTCGCGATGCACGTCGCCTGGGTCAGCGGCATCCCGTACGCACACGCGCTCCTACGCCACGGCCGCCGCGTCGGCAATCCGTCGTACATCGAGGCCGGTACGGCGGTGATCGACCACATCACCGCCAACCTGACACCGACCGGCACCTACTACGGCACCTGGTACGCGGACAACGGCTGGAAGCAGTCATGGACGCCCGTACCCGGCGGACTGCACGCCCGCACGCTGGCGGAAGCAACGCTCTTCACGCTCCGGGCCCTCGCCGTGGAGCCGATCGACCATCCGGCCTGGCGTACGGCGGCACTCAGCAACCTCGAATTCGCGCTCGCCGCACAAGATGCCGAGGGCAACTTCGGAAGCCTGTACCACTACGAGACCGGCGAAGTGCTCTCCCGGCTCGGAGCAGCCGGCCTGACCTGGGTCGGCGCGATGGCGGAAGCCTACGAACTGTTCGGCGACGAACGATTCCTTTCGTCAGCACGCCGCGGAGGCCGGTACTACGCCTCCTTCGTCCGCGACGAGACGCTCTGCGGCGCCCCCGAGGACGTCGACCTCGCACCGACGTCCGAGGACGGGTACGCCGCCTTGTTCGCGTACGTCGGCCTGCACCGGGTCGACCCGTCCGACGAATGGCTGACGCTCGCCCGCCACGCCGCCGACTGGATGCTGACGTTCCGTTACAGCTACGACGTGCAGTTCGGGCCCGAGACCATCCTCGGCGCATACGGCTTCCGCAGCCGCGGCGCGGACCAGGCGAGCCCGTCCAACCAGCACCTGCACAACTACGGCCTGATCTGCACCACCGAACTGGTCACCCTCTCCACCCTCACCGGCGACCCCAGCTACGCGACCTCCGCCGCCGAACACCTCAGATTCGCGCGCCAGTTCATCGCCCGCCACGACGGCGACTTCAACGCCCGCCGCGGAATGCTCACCGAACGCTACTACCAAACCACCTGCTTCGGCCCACCCGGAGCACTCCTCACCCTCTCCCACGCCTGGTGCATAGGCGTCCTCCTCCTAGCCACCGAAGAAGCCCTCACCAACCCCGCCCTGACCGCGCTCGACTGGTGAGGTCAGGCCTTCGTCCATGGGCGGCCGTGCTGGTGGACGATGCCGGCGATGAGAGCCAGCCGGTCGCGGCAGGTCGTCGCGAGCACTGCCGAGGGGTTGTCGGTTTCCAGGGCGGGGGTCCAGAGGGCGCGCCCGGCGAGGGTGCCGGAGGCGCCGCCTCGGCAGGCTAGTTCTACTGCTCGGGGGAAGTCGTCGCGGGCTACGCCGTTGGAGAGGACGACCCATGGGACCGGGAGGGTTTCGGTGAGTTGCTGGCAGGTGGCGATGATGCCGGCTGCGTCGCCGAGGCCGCGGCTCGGGACCTGGGCCTTGTAGAGGTCGGGGCGGACGGGGCCCAGGGCCTCGGCCGCGTCGAGGATCGACTGGTCCAGGTCGAAGTCGTTCTCGCCGTCGGCCGGTTGGACCACGGGCTCCAGGACGGACAGCAGGCCGGCGGCGGCGCAGCGGCGAACGAATTCCTTGGCCATCTCGAGGCGTCGAGTCTGCTGGTCGTCGCGTTTCCAGATCACCAGCAGTTTGAGAGCGACGGCTCCGGCCGCGCGCGCCGCCTCAGGGAAAACGATTTCGTCCAGGTGGGTGTCGGTGACCGGTCCGCCGCGTTCCTGGGTCAGCGCGTCGGCCGCGAGGATCCACCCGGGGCGCGCCGGGGCGTCGTACCCCTGGTCGATCAGGAAGCCGGAGGCCAACGGGGCAAGGTGTTCCGCGACGGCGGCCTTGAAGTTCCGGATCGCCTCCGGGTCGTCGGGGCGGCCGTGATCCGCGAGCATCGTGCGCAGGCTCTCGCGCTGATCCATGGCCACCATCGCGAACGTGCCGTCCGGGTACGCGAGTGCATCCAGCGTCATGACACCACCTTATGGAATCGATGCCAGAACGCGCCATCCCACGTCTCAACCAGGCGCTGGTCGACCTCGAGAGGCGTTGCCTGCAACGGTTCCGCCGGTTGCCCGCCGACCACCTCGGCCGCCATCCGCGCCGCGCCCAGTGCAGCGGTTTCCTGCTCGTGCAGTACTGCGAATTTCCTGCCGGAGGCACACGCTTTTCTGGCCATCCAGCCGCGCAGCCGGACCGGCCCACCGAACGCGACCGTA containing:
- a CDS encoding glycoside hydrolase family 2 TIM barrel-domain containing protein: MRVPLDRAPWKVRGFLGDEWRHHRVWGPLREPDAWLPARVPGSVVDDLWRANVVPDPYVGLNTRAIEWVSERHWVYRHEIRLDPPLDRQAYLCLDGVDHSAFVYLDGVELGRVDGMFVAGRFDVTSLLRASAEHTLVVVVEPAPVSEPQVGETGRVRVHKSRMTYGWDFCPRLVHQGIWQAAYIELTGAVRVPSLVVGPDGIVANEPVELVLADADGAVVATGDRALTVQDPRLWWPNGCGTPYLYRLTATVYSDGVVSDRRELDVGFRSLRFFRVADDAASYGIEVNGRRIFAKGWNWVPLDLSYGVPRPDRLRRLLDLAVDAGVNLLRVWGGGLIETPEFYAECDRRGLLVWQEFSQSSSGISSTPADDDEFVAMMRAQAEEIVPRLRHHPSLAIWGGGNELQAGEGEPLNDAPVLRALEDVVRRLDPDRLWLPTSPTGPAFLNRLELIRQAPDDQHDVHGPWEHQGLRDHYGLYDAGTAQLLSEFGVEGMTMPRTLAQVVPEPERRLPTRGRPVWDHLGRWWNNEALVQSAFGGRIRDLGTLGLASQFLQRDGLQYAVEAHRRRWPGCVGTLPWQFNEPYPNAWCTSAVTHAGEPKPVYFGVAAAYRPVLVGAVCARQSWAGFDELRLPLWFHSDNPLPPATVTARLLSFGGAELAAVTFKDVSDPVAFTGELRAATPSGPFVVDLELTAGEVRAERRYILTGADDLGELLDHRIEVEASLSGDTLRVQHLSGPVAPFVRIRDARPLQGDTAGWLQVSDSGFVLLPGEERTVAINWQGTAAEHLITVDGLGLHPAERHPRCT